TGGTCAACGGTTAATCCGGGATAGCCAAACGGGATCCGTGGCGGATGCAGAGGGGATCGGTATAGCTCTGGCGCACAAGCTGAAACAGCAGGGAGCGGACGAAATTTTGCAAGCGATTTTTGCCCAAGCTCGTGGCTAATTGCACTGCTGTTCAGCGCTGTTGAGCAAGGAAAGCAAAAGATGGGTTGAGAGATACGCTCCAAACCCAGCTCACTGCCCTGAAGTTCACCCCTAGGCGCTGTTGGGATGGGGCTGTTGTTCGACGACCTGCAGAACCCGTTGCAACACCTCTTGGTAACCTGCCACGGGATCCCCCAGATCAAACCGGAAGAGATCCTTATCCAGTACCCTTGGCGCTGAGTCATCTCCTGCCGCTAGGTCCCAAAGGCGGCAGGTGTCGGGGCTAATCTCATCCGCCAACAGGATTTCTCCCTCGGCATCGCAACCAAATTCCAGCTTGAAATCAACTAACTCCAGTTGACAGGCCCGCCAAAAGGTTTGTAAGTGTCCGTTGATGGTCAAAGCCAGGGATCCCACCTGTTCCACTTGAGAGGGGGTAGCCAACTTTAACAAACGAATGTGGTCCTGGGTTACCAAGGGATCCCCGAGGGCATCGTTTTTGTAGTAAAACTCCAGCAAGGGGGGGTCGATGGGCAGCCCCCGCTCTAATCCCAGTCGTTTGCACAGACTACCCGCCGTCCGGTTCCGCACCACCACTTCCAGCGGCAAAATCGTAACGGCCTTCACCTGCATTTCAGTGGGACTGGGTTGGGCAAGAAAATGGTTAGGGATCCCCTGCTGGGCAAGGTAGCGGAAAAGATGGCTGGATACGGTGCAGTTGACCTCCCCTTTGCCCGCAATGGATCCCCGTTTTTCGGCGTTAAAGGCTGTGGCATCGTCTTTGTACTGGCAAAGATACACCTGCGGATCGGCGGTGCGGTACACCCGCTTGGCTTTGCCCTCATAGAGCAGCTCCTGAGGTGCGCCAGGAAAAGGTGAAGGGGAGGGAGAAGAAGAGGGCATGGGGGCTTTGTGCTGAAGTTCTAGTGAAGTTCTGGGGTGAATTGGTGGAGGTTTTTTTAATACCCAGTTAGTTGTCCTCGCATCCCTTGCCAGAGGGTGATGGCGAGGATGCGCAGATCCAACCACAACGACCAGTTTTGCACGTAGTACAGATCGTATTGGGTACGGCGGGCAATGCTGGTATCACCCCGTAGGCCATGGATTTGCGCCCAGCC
This genomic stretch from Thermostichus vulcanus str. 'Rupite' harbors:
- the purC gene encoding phosphoribosylaminoimidazolesuccinocarboxamide synthase → MPSSSPSPSPFPGAPQELLYEGKAKRVYRTADPQVYLCQYKDDATAFNAEKRGSIAGKGEVNCTVSSHLFRYLAQQGIPNHFLAQPSPTEMQVKAVTILPLEVVVRNRTAGSLCKRLGLERGLPIDPPLLEFYYKNDALGDPLVTQDHIRLLKLATPSQVEQVGSLALTINGHLQTFWRACQLELVDFKLEFGCDAEGEILLADEISPDTCRLWDLAAGDDSAPRVLDKDLFRFDLGDPVAGYQEVLQRVLQVVEQQPHPNSA